Proteins from a genomic interval of Heteronotia binoei isolate CCM8104 ecotype False Entrance Well chromosome 7, APGP_CSIRO_Hbin_v1, whole genome shotgun sequence:
- the LOC132574851 gene encoding mas-related G-protein coupled receptor member H-like, with product MNYSYEDAAYISNNSMNIPDLIFNLPFNLNVVFITFILVFLICIAGIVGNSMVIWLLGFRMKRNPFTTYVLNLAAADMGVLVASILGYITATIFVLSGNFALMGFYIYAYVWASMYITDQFLLTVISVDRCVAVLFPLWHRCHRPPRLSGTVCVSVWVLSFLIAVLDFFLSFANEFTLLQFTVNVAICTPVMAISTVILSAKICTKSQQRKRGKLLPVILLALFCFLLFGLPVNYFYIVSYTLDDLDVESWAGRASDDSASSFHELLASKVDLIMIPTLVAFMCTILNCSINPLIYFLVGRKKKGRSRQSMKAALQRIFKDDENCRGQEGPRSETQL from the coding sequence ATGAACTATTCTTATGAGGATGCTGCATACATATCTAATAACTCAATGAACATCCCAGATCTGATCTTCAATCTTCCTTTCAATCTAAATGTTGTCTTTATTACCTTTATCCTCGTATTTCTAATCTGCATTGCTGGAATTGTGGGGAATTCGATGGTCATCTGGCTTCTAGGCTTCCGTATGAAAAGGAATCCCTTCACAACCTACGTGCTGAACTTGGCTGCTGCTGATATGGGGGTCCTCGTAGCCAGCATTTTGGGATATATAACTGCTACCATATTTGTTTTGAGTGGAAACTTTGCTCTAATGGGATTCTACATATACGCTTATGTATGGGCATCGATGTACATCACCGATCAGTTTCTCCTAACTGTCATCAGTGTTGATAGGTGCGTGGCTGTcctcttcccactttggcatcGATGCCACCGACCACCACGCCTGTCCGGAACGGTCTGTGTTTCTGTATGGGTCCTCTCCTTCCTGATTGCTGTATtggacttctttctctcttttgcaAACGAATTCACGCTGCTCCAATTTACTGTGAATGTCGCCATCTGCACCCCAGTCATGGCTATCTCCACGGTCATCTTGTCTGCGAAAATCTGCACTAAATCCCAGCAGCGAAAGCGAGGAAAGCTCTTACCCGTCATTTTACTGGctctcttttgctttcttctctTTGGTCTTCCTGTGAATTACTTTTATATTGTCAGTTATACTTTGGATGACCTTGATGTCGAGTCATGGGCTGGTCGTGCCTCTGATGACTCAGCATCAAGTTTCCATGAGCTTCTTGCTTCCAAGGTGGATCTGATCATGATTCCTACCTTGGTTGCTTTCATGTGTACCATTCTAAACTGCAGCATCAACCCCTTGATCTATTTCTTAGTGGGGAGAAAGAAGAAGGGCCGATCCAGGCAATCCATGAAAGCTGCCCTCCAGAGGATCTTTAAAGATGATGAAAACTGCAGAGGGCAAGAGGGACCCCGATCTGAAACCCAGTTGTGA
- the LOC132574850 gene encoding mas-related G-protein coupled receptor member H-like, translated as MSDVALMTNDVTISALGDADDVIGQFRDYCYTADPDKAHPITNAGDGTECWWQSPSLSQGLKDDEVNITLDLGQKCEDKSRQKSQKKKLSIATNISLITLSIMDAALDYYDDPDYAYSSFPNDNINYENASGDILSQNTTYYGRENIINEVFGISLVVICLFGAVGNGIIIWLLGFRIKRNPFSTYILNLAIADLGVLLSVAFLVVNVRTLFQYDPPIMTPVLVFLLLSTYSASQFLLTAVSIDRCVAVFFPLWHRCRRPPHLSTIVCALIWVLSILLTAITCTLKSLNPYAATTGEFCQFIVNAVLCLPVVTIATASLFIKVCFKTQQRRRGRLLTIVLFTLLFFLLFAFPLNVMYILSGLNYLPLYMVVGAVLLACLNSSINPVIYFLVGRQWKSRGRESMRVILQKVFKEEEGCAEENPVEIQL; from the exons ATGTCCGAtgtggccctcatgacaaatgatgTCACCATCTCTGCTTTAGGAGATGCAGATGATGTGATC GGCCAGTTTCGTGACTACTGCTATACTGCTGATCCCGACAAAGCCCACCCAATAACCAATGCTGGAGATGGGACAGAGTGTTGGTGGCAGAGTCCTTCTCTCTCCCAAGGTTTGAAGGATGATGAAGTAAACATCACTTTAGACCTAGGACAG AAATGTGAAGACAAGTCAAGACAGAAATCCCAGAAGAAGAAATTGAGCATCGCAACAAACATCAGCCTGATAACCCTTTCTATTATGGATGCTGCCTTGGATTATTACGATGACCCTGATTATGCATACTCTTCTTTCCCAAATGACAATATCAATTACGAGAATGCTTCAGGAGACATTTTATCTCAGAATACCACTTATTATGGAAGAGAAAATATCATCAATGAAGTTTTTGGCATCTCCCTAGTGGTCATCTGCCTTTTCGGAGCCGTAGGGAACGGGATAATCATCTGGCTTCTTGGCTTCCGCATTAAGAGGAATCCTTTCAGCACCTACATCCTGAACTTGGCCATTGCTGATTTGGGGGTCCTTCTGTCAGTTGCATTTCTCGTTGTTAATGTCAGGACTTTATTCCAGTATGATCCTCCCATTATGACTCCAGTGCTCGTGTTCCTACTCCTATCAACGTACAGCGCTAGTCAATTCCTTCTGACGGCCGTCAGCATCGACAGGTGCGTGGCCGTCTTCTTCCCCCTTTGGCACCGATGCCGCCGGCCACCACATTTATCCACCATCGTATGTGCACTTATATGGGTCCTCTCCATCCTGCTGACTGCAATTACCTGCACTCTCAAAAGCTTGAATCCGTATGCAGCAACAACTGGAGAATTTTGCCAGTTTATTGTGAATGCCGTGCTTTGCCTCCCGGTTGTGACAATTGCCACTGCGTCCCTGTTCATCAAAGTCTGCTTTAAAACACAGCAGCGTCGAAGGGGAAGGCTTTTGACCATTGTCTTGtttactcttctcttcttcctcctctttgcttTCCCGCTGAACGTCATGTACATCCTCTCTGGTCTTAATTATTTACCATTATACATGGTAGTTGGTGCCGTTCTCTTAGCCTGTTTAAATAGCAGCATCAACCCAGTCATTTATTTCCTGGTTGGGAGACAATGGAAGTCTAGAGGTAGGGAGAGCATGAGGGTGATCCTCCAGAAGGTTTTCAAGGAGGAAGAGGGCTGTGCAGAGGAAAACCCAGTTGAAATCCAACTGTGA